From a region of the Triticum aestivum cultivar Chinese Spring chromosome 7D, IWGSC CS RefSeq v2.1, whole genome shotgun sequence genome:
- the LOC123167510 gene encoding transcription factor bHLH144, giving the protein MQGDPGYGYGGYAAGYGYGYGGGYGAGYDMAGYGNGAGGAYYTNDRYPAAAPPAYEDPLAGRRQHDFPAPLTGLEFQPSDTCPKNYVIFDQTYDRSRVMYHPSLANNFGSSGGYDQHCNNGGYDQNYVGKSTYYGGDQDGGECSIRQKEDTDEIDALMSSGDGDEEDDVLSTGRTPACRGGGSPDSTCSSGYVVSVSPTGNAAGAGGGGERKKERMKKMMKTLKGIIPGGDRMDTPAVLDEAVRYLKSLKVEVKKLGVRGSRS; this is encoded by the coding sequence ATGCAGGGAGATCCAGGCTACGGGTACGGTGGCTACGCCGCCGGCTACGGCTACGGCTACGGCGGTGGCTACGGCGCCGGCTATGACATGGCCGGGTACGGCAACGGAGCCGGAGGAGCCTACTACACCAACGACCGGTACCCCGCGGCGGCGCCGCCTGCCTATGAGGACCCGCTCGCCGGTCGGAGGCAGCACGACTTCCCGGCTCCGCTCACCGGGCTCGAGTTCCAGCCGTCAGATACCTGCCCCAAGAACTACGTCATCTTTGATCAGACCTATGACCGGAGCAGGGTGATGTACCACCCGTCGCTGGCCAACAACTTCGGCTCCTCCGGGGGCTACGACCAGCACTGCAACAACGGCGGCTACGACCAGAACTACGTCGGCAAGAGCACCTACTACGGCGGCGACCAGGACGGAGGCGAGTGTTCAATCCGGCAGAAGGAGGACACCGACGAGATCGACGCGCTGATGAGCTCcggggacggcgacgaggaggacgacgtGCTGAGCACGGGTCGCACGCCTGCCTGCCGCGGAGGGGGCTCGCCCGACTCCACCTGCTCCTCCGGGTACGTGGTGAGCGTCAGCCCGACTGGCAACGCCGCGGGCGCCGGCGGGggcggggagaggaagaaggagcggatgaagaagatgatgaagacgcTCAAGGGGATCATCCCCGGCGGCGACCGGATGGACACGCCCGCCGTCCTGGACGAGGCCGTCAGGTACCTCAAGTCGCTCAAGGTGGAGGTGAAGAAGCTCGGGGTGCGCGGATCAAGAAGCTAG